One Gadus chalcogrammus isolate NIFS_2021 chromosome 22, NIFS_Gcha_1.0, whole genome shotgun sequence genomic window carries:
- the lypla2 gene encoding acyl-protein thioesterase 2, whose product MCGNNMSVPLLAEAVTVSATEKETAAVIFLHGLGDSGHGWADTLAAIRLPHVKYICPHAPRIPVTLNMKMTMPSWFDLMGLSPDSPEDEAGIKKASENIKAIIDHETKNGIPANRIMIGGFSQGGALSLYTALTCQQQLAGVVALSCWLPLHKTFPQAASGSGNKNTPILQCHGEMDPMIPVQFGALTFEKLKSIVSHDKISFKTYPGLLHSSCPQEMAAVKEFIEKQLPRI is encoded by the exons ATGTGTGGCAACAATATGTCTGTGCCGCTTCTCGCCGAGGCTGTGACGGTGTCTGCCACCGAGAAGGAGACTGCTGCG GTTATATTTCTCCATGGTTTGGGAGACTCAGG ccatgGATGGGCCGACACCCTGGCGGCAATCAGGCTGCCCCATGTCAAGTACATCTGCCCCCACGC GCCTCGGATCCCTGTCACTCTGAACATGAAGATGACCATGCCTTCATG GTTCGATCTGATGGGCCTCAGCCCAGACTCTCCAGAGGACGAGGCAGGCATCAAGAAGGCCTCAGAGAACA TCAAAGCCATCATCGATCATGAGACCAAGAACGGTATTCCTGCAAACCGTATTATGATCGGAGGCTTCTCCCAG ggtggGGCCCTCTCCCTGTACACTGCCCTGACTTGTCAGCAGCAGTTGGCTGGTGTAGTGGCTCTCAGCTGCTGGCTACCCCTCCACAAGACCTTCCCACAG GCGGCGAGTGGCAGCGGTAACAAGAACACGCCCATCCTGCAGTGCCACGGGGAGATGGACCCCATGATCCCGGTACAGTTTGGTGCCCTGACGTTCGAGAAGCTCAAGAGCATAGTGAGCCACGACAAGATCTCCTTCAAAACCTACCCAGGGCTCCTGCACAGCTCCTGTCCacag GAGATGGCGGCTGTAAAGGAGTTCATTGAGAAGCAGTTGCCTCGAATCTGA
- the LOC130375361 gene encoding splicing factor, proline- and glutamine-rich-like: protein MSRDRFNRNNGGGMNNFQPRRGGGPGGPMRGGLMGNPHFRNHPFGNQNQNQNRGGHMGNNLNKPPNGNQGPPKPQTPQSTPAILPPSPGPALTMKGPIQQQKEQQQKEQQLKEQQQKTPTTPVPQPKITTPTPNPTITATPPKPIISSPAPKPNLSSPPPKPNLTSPPPKPNLASPPPKPNLASPPPKPNFSSPPPKPNFSSPPPNQGNQGNQGNQGNQGNRNMNQNNRNMNQQHQKPQMTNVNGQQQRQMGHQGHKQSPQMNKPRPQQQAYRPEGGGEGPTELKATFSLLLKPGEKTYTQRCRLFIGNLPNDISDEEFKKLFAKYGEPSEVFINKNKGFGFIRLESRALAEIAKAELDDTPMKGRPLRVRFATHSAALSIKNLSPFVSNELLEEAFSQFGMVERAVVIVGDRGNSTCKGLVEFASKHAARKALDRCNEGVFLLTSSPRPVVVEPLEQYDDEDGLPEKLAQKNPRYQKEREEPPRFARPGTFEFEYSKRWKSLDEMEKQQRKQVEVNMREAREKLESEMDDAFHEHQATLLRQDLLRRQEELRRMEEMHSQEMLKRKEMQIRQEEERRRREEEMIHKREVEEQMRRQREEKYRGMGNFMESRDRDMRMNQGGAMGLADMPFGSPNQKFPMGGLGFEGQQGGMGGPSPGGMMPNEMRNERFPQGGPRGMGPGNPGFGRGREEFDGPAKKPRF, encoded by the exons ATGTCTCGGGATAGATTTAACAGGAATAACGGCGGTGGAATGAACAATTTTCAGCCACGTAGGGGTGGCGGCCCTGGTGGCCCGATGCGAGGCGGACTGATGGGGAACCCACATTTCAGGAATCACCCTTTcgggaaccagaaccagaatcAGAACCGAGGCGGACACATGGGTAACAATCTCAACAAGCCGCCGAACGGTAACCAGGGACCACCGAAGCCGCAGACGCCTCAATCCACGCCGGCTATCCTTCCTCCGTCACCAGGCCCTGCTCTAACAATGAAAGGCCCTATACAACAGCagaaggagcagcagcagaaagaACAACAGCTGAAGGAGCAGCAACAGAAAACCCCTACTACCCCCGTACCCCAGCCGAAGATCACGACACCTACTCCGAACCCCACTATTACTGCGACTCCACCGAAACCGATTATTTCATCACCTGCCCCGAAACCGAACCTCTCATCGCCTCCTCCAAAACCGAATCTAACATCGCCTCCCCCAAAACCGAATCTAGCATCGCCGCCACCAAAGCCGAATCTAGCATCGCCGCCACCAAAACCGAATTTCTCATCGCCCCCACCAAAACCGAATTTCTCATCGCCTCCACCCAACCAGGGAAACCAAGGAAACCAGGGAAACCAAGGAAACCAGGGAAACCGAAATATGAACCAGAACAATCGAAACATGAACCAGCAGCACCAGAAACCGCAGATGACCAATGTAAACGGCCAGCAGCAAAGGCAGATGGGCCACCAAGGCCACAAGCAGTCTCCACAGATGAACAAACcaaggccccagcagcaggcctacagaccagaggggggaggagaaggtccTACG GAACTCAAAGCAACCTTTTCGTTGCTTCTCAAACCCGGTGAGAAGACCTACACCCAGCGATGCCGTCTGTTCATTGGTAACCTGCCCAACGATATCAGCGATGAGGAGTTCAAGAAACTGTTTGCCAAGTATGGAGAGCCAAGCGAAGTCTTTATTAACAAGAACAAAGGCTTTGGATTCATTCGATTG GAGTCGAGAGCGCTGGCAGAGATTGCTAAAGCCGAACTGGACGACACGCCCATGAAAGGCAGACCACTGCGTGTGCGATTCGCCACACACTCTGCGGCCCTCTCAATCAAAAACCTTTCGCCCTTCGTCTCCAATGAGCTCCTCGAAGAGGCCTTCTCACAGTTTGGGATGGTGGAGAGGGCAGTCGTCATTGTTGGCGACCGTGGTAATTCCACATGCAAGGGACTCGTCGAGTTTGCCTCCAAGCATGCTGCCCGGAAGGCCCTTGACCGCTGCAATGAAGGAGTGTTCCTGCTCACTAG TTCGCCGCGGCCAGTGGTTGTCGAGCCCCTGGAACAGTACGATGACGAAGATGGCCTCCCAGAGAAGCTGGCCCAGAAGAACCCCAGATACCAAAA GGAGCGCGAGGAGCCACCCCGCTTCGCCCGGCCGGGGACCTTTGAGTTTGAGTACTCCAAGCGCTGGAAGTCCCTGGACGAGATGGAGAAGCAGCAGAGGAAGCAGGTGGAGGTGAACATGCGTGAGGCCCGCGAGAAGCTGGAGAGTGAGATGGATGACGCCTTCCACGAGCACCAAGCAACCCTGCTCCGCCAAG ACCTgctgaggagacaggaggagctCCGGCGGATGGAGGAGATGCACAGCCAGGAGATGCTCAAGAGGAAGGAGATGCAGATCAG GCAGGAGGAGGAACGTCGCcggcgagaggaggagatgatccataagagggaggtggaggagcagatgaGGCGCCAGCGTGAGGAGAAGTACAGGGGCATGGGCAACTTCATGGAAAGC AGGGATCGTGATATGAGAATGAATCAAGGTGGAGCCATGGGCCTGGCTG ACATGCCTTTTGGCTCTCCAAACCAGAAGTTCCCCATGGGTGGACTTGGCTTTGAGGGACAGCAGGGTGGGATGGGAGGACCCTCTCCTGGAGGCATGATGCCCAACGAAATG CGCAATGAGCGCTTCCCCCAGGGAGGTCCAAGGGGGATGGGTCCTGGTAACCCTGGGTTTGGTAGGGGCCGCGAAGAGTTTGATGGACCTGCCAAGAAGCCACGCTTTTAA